A DNA window from Xyrauchen texanus isolate HMW12.3.18 chromosome 6, RBS_HiC_50CHRs, whole genome shotgun sequence contains the following coding sequences:
- the LOC127644587 gene encoding myosin-7-like isoform X2, whose translation MGDAEMAVFGAAAPYLRKSDKERLEAQTKAFDLKKECFVPDPVEEFVKATITNREGGKVTVETEGGKTITVKESEIMQQNPPKFDKIEDMAMLTFLHEPAVLYNLKERYAAWMIYTYSGLFCVTVNPYKWLPVYNQEVVTAYRGKKRSEAPPHIYSISDNAYQYMLADRENQSILITGESGAGKTVNTKRVIQYFASIAASGGKKDPTAQNKGTLEDQIIQANPALEAFGNAKTIRNDNSSRFGKFIRIHFDTRGKLASADIETYLLEKSRVTFQLKAERDYHIFYQMLSNKKPEILEMLLVTANPYDYAFISQGETTVASIDDAEELMATDSAFDILGFTQDEKNSVYKLTGAIMHYGNMKFKQKQREEQAEADGTEDADKAAYLMGLNSADLIKGLCHPRVKVGNEWVTKGQNVQQVNYAVGALSKSVYEKMFLWMVVRINQSLETKQPRQYFIGVLDIAGFEIFEFNTFEQLCINFTNEKLQQFFNHHMFVLEQEEYKKEGIEWEFIDFGMDLQACIDLIEKPMGIMSILEEECMFPKASDATFKAKLYDNHLGKSNNFQKPRIMKGKPESHFALIHYAGTVDYNINNWLVKNKDPLNETVVGLYQKSSLKLLAHLFSNYASADLDSSGKKEKKKKGSSFQTVSALHRENLNKLMTNLRSTHPHFVRCIIPNETKTPGAMENPLVMHQLRCNGVLEGIRICRKGFPNRILYGDFKQRYRILNPAAIPEGQFIDSKKGAEKLLSSLDIDHQQYRFGHTKVFFKAGLLGQLEELRDERLSKIITAIQARSRGLLSRMEYQKMVERRDALLVIQWNVRAFMSVKNWPWMKLFFKIKPLLRSAEAEKEMANMKEEFLKLKEAFAKSEARKKELEEKMVTLLQEKNYLQLQVQAEQDNLCDAEERCEGLIKNKIHMEAKIKEFTERLEDEEEMNAELTAKKRKLEDECSELKKDIDDLELTLAKVEKEKHATENKVKNLTEEMAALDDIIAKLTKEKKALQEAHQQTLDDLQSEEDKVNTLTKAKAKLEQQVDDLEGSLEQEKKIRMDLERAKRKLEGDLKLTQESIMDLENDKQQLEERLKKKDFEISQLNSKIDDDQNIIMQLQKKLKELQARVEELEEELEAERAARAKVEKQRADLARELDDISERLEEAGGATSAQIEMNKKREAEFQKLRRDLEEATLQHEATASTLRKKQADSVAELGEQIDNLQRVKQKLEKEKSELRLELDDVVSSMEQIVKSKTNMEKMNRTLEDQLNEYRNRCEENQRSLSDFTTQKAKLQAENDEFARQLEEKESLISQLTRGKNSFSQQLEDLKRQLDEESKAKNALAHALQSARHDTDLLRDQYEEEQEAKAELQRSMSKANSEVAQWRTKYETDAIQRTEELEEAKKKLAQRLQDAEEAVEAVNAKCSSLEKTKHRLQNEIEDLMVDVERSNTAAAALDKKQRNFDKVLSDWKQKYEESQCELESSQKEARSLSTELFKLKNSYEESLDHLETLKRENKILQEEISDLTEQLGEGGKTIHELEKVRKQLEQEKAEIQAALEEAEGSLEHEESKILRAQLEFNQIKADIERKLTEKDEEMEQSKRNMQRTIDTLQSALESETRSRNEALRIKKKMEGDLNEMEIQLSQANRQAAEAQKQLKSVQAHLKDSQLQLDDSLRSNDDLKENIAIVERRNALLQAELEELRAVLEQTERGRKLAEQELLDVTERVQLLHSQNTGLLNQKKKLEADASQLQSEVEDAVQECRNAEEKAKKAITDAAMMAEELKKEQDTSAHLERMKKNMEQTIKDLQHRLDEAEQIAMKGGKKQVQKLEARVRELECEVESEQKRSSESVKGIRKYERRIKELTYQTEEDRKNIARLQDLVDKLQLKVKAYKRAAEEAEEQANTHLSKFRKLQHELDEADERADIAETQVNKLRAKSRDVGSKKGFDEE comes from the exons ATGGGTGATGCTGAGATGGCAGTGTTTGGAGCCGCAGCCCCTTACCTGCGGAAGTCTGACAAGGAGCGTCTTGAGGCACAAACTAAAGCTTTTGACTTAAAGAAAGAATGTTTTGTGCCGGATCCCGTGGAGGAGTTTGTTAAGGCCACCATCACAAACCGAGAGGGTGGCAAAGTCACCGTAGAGACAGAAGGTGGGAAG ACCATCACTGTCAAAGAGAGTGAGATTATGCAACAGAATCCCCCTAAATTTGACAAAATTGAAGATATGGCAATGCTGACCTTTCTCCATGAGCCTGCTGTGCTGTATAACCTCAAAGAGCGTTATGCAGCATGGATGATCTAT ACCTACTCAGGGCTGTTCTGTGTCACTGTCAACCCCTACAAGTGGCTGCCGGTGTACAATCAGGAGGTGGTTACAGCCTACAGAGGGAAAAAGAGGAGTGAAGCTCCTCCACACATCTATTCCATCTCTGATAATGCCTACCAGTACATGTTGGCAG ATCGAGAGAACCAGTCTATTCTTATTAC TGGAGAGTCAGGTGCTGGAAAGACTGTGAACACTAAAAGAGTAATTCAGTACTTTGCCAGCATTGCAGCAAGTGGAGGAAAGAAGGACCCAACAGCTCAGAACAAG GGAACCCTGGAGGATCAAATTATCCAGGCCAACCCTGCCTTGGAGGCTTTTGGCAATGCTAAGACCATCAGAAATGACAACTCATCAAGATTT gGAAAATTCATTAGAATTCACTTTGATACAAGGGGGAAACTAGCATCTGCTGACATTGAAACAT ATCTCTTGGAGAAGTCTCGTGTGACCTTTCAGTTGAAGGCTGAGAGAGATTATCACATCTTCTATCAAATGTTATCCAACAAAAAACCTGAGATCCTTG AGATGCTACTAGTGACAGCAAACCCCTATGACTATGCATTCATCTCTCAGGGAGAGACCACAGTTGCTTCCATTGATGATGCTGAGGAGTTAATGGCAACTGAT AGTGCCTTCGATATATTGGGCTTCACACAAGACGAAAAGAACTCTGTGTACAAGCTGACTGGAGCCATTATGCACTATGGCAACATGAAATTCAAGCAGAAGCAGCGTGAAGAACAAGCTGAAGCTGATGGAACTGAAG ATGCTGACAAAGCCGCATATCTCATGGGTCTAAACTCTGCTGACCTCATTAAGGGTCTATGCCATCCAAGGGTCAAAGTGGGAAATGAGTGGGTGACCAAAGGACAGAATGTCCAGCAA GTCAACTATGCTGTCGGTGCCTTATCAAAATCAGTGTATGAGAAAATGTTCCTTTGGATGGTGGTGAGAATCAACCAGTCTCTGGAGACAAAGCAGCCTCGTCAATACTTCATTGGAGTGTTGGATATTGCCGGCTTTGAGATTTTTGAA TTCAACACCTTTGAGCAACTCTGCATCAATTTTACAAATGAGAAACTGCAACAGTTTTTCAATCACCACATGTTTGTGCTGGAACAAGAGGAGTATAAGAAAGAAGGAATTGAATGGGAGTTCATTGACTTTGGGATGGACTTGCAGGCCTGCATTGATCTCATTGAGAAA CCCATGGGTATCATGTCCATCCTTGAAGAGGAGTGCATGTTTCCCAAAGCCAGTGATGCAACCTTTAAAGCAAAGCTGTATGACAACCACCTTGGGAAGTCAAACAATTTTCAGAAACCCAGGATTATGAAGGGCAAGCCAGAGTCTCACTTTGCCTTGATTCACTATGCTGGTACAGTGGACTACAACATTAACAACTGGCTAGTGAAGAATAAAGACCCCCTGAATGAAACTGTGGTTGGATTGTACCAGAAGTCCTCGCTGAAGTTGTTGGCTCATCTGTTTTCCAACTACGCAAGTGCAGATTTAG ACTCAagtgggaaaaaagaaaagaagaagaaaggttCATCTTTCCAGACAGTGTCTGCACTTCACAGG GAGAATCTCAATAAGCTTATGACAAACCTGAGATCAACACATCCACATTTTGTACGGTGCATCATCCCCAATGAGACAAAGACTCCTGGGGCAATGGAGAACCCTCTAGTCATGCACCAGCTACGCTGTAACGGTGTACTGGAAGGCATCAGGATTTGCAGGAAAGGATTCCCCAATAGAATCCTGTATGGCGACTTCAAACAGAG ATATCGCATCTTAAACCCAGCAGCTATCCCAGAGGGACAGTTCATAGACAGCAAGAAAGGAGCAGAGAAACTGCTTAGTTCTCTTGACATTGATCACCAGCAGTACAGATTTGGACATACCAAG GTATTTTTTAAGGCTGGTCTTCTAGGTCAGctagaagagttgagagatgaGCGTCTATCAAAAATAATCACTGCAATTCAAGCTAGGTCTCGTGGTCTTCTCTCAAGAATGGAGTACCAGAAGATGGTAGAACGCAG GGATGCCTTGCTTGTGATTCAGTGGAATGTGCGTGCATTCATGAGTGTCAAGAATTGGCCCTGGATGAAACTCTTCTTTAAAATCAAACCATTACTGAGATCTGCTGAAGCAGAGAAGGAAATGGCCAATATGAAAGAGGAGTTCTTAAAGCTCAAGGAAGCTTTTGCGAAGTCCGAGGCTCGTAAAAAAGAACTTGAGGAGAAGATGGTGACTCTTCTTCAAGAAAAGAATTACCTCCAACTTCAAGTGCAAGCG GAACAAGATAATCTGTGTGATGCTGAAGAGAGGTGTGAAGGTCTGATCAAAAATAAGATTCACATGGAGGCTAAAATCAAAGAGTTCACTGAGCGACTTGAGGATGAGGAGGAGATGAACGCAGAGCTAACAGCCAAGAAAAGAAAGCTGGAGGATGAGTGCTCTGAGCTGAAGAAGGACATTGATGatctggagctgactctggctaaAGTGGAGAAAGAGAAGCATGCTACTGAAAACAAG GTGAAGAACCTGACAGAAGAAATGGCAGCTTTGGATGATATTATTGCCAAACTGACAAAAGAGAAAAAGGCCCTGCAAGAAGCTCATCAGCAAACACTTGACGACCTGCAAAGTGAGGAAGACAAAGTCAACACCCTCACCAAAGCAAAAGCAAAGCTAGAGCAGCAAGTGGATGAT CTGGAGGGATCTCTCGAGCAAGAAAAGAAGATCCGAATGGATCTAGAAAGAGCTAAAAGGAAACTTGAGGGGGATTTGAAGTTAACTCAAGAGAGCATAATGGACCTAGAGAATGACAAGCAGCAGCTGGAGGAACGACTTAAGAA aaaagATTTTGAAATCAGTCAGCTCAACAGTAAAATTGATGATGATCAGAACATAATTATGCAACTACAAAAGAAACTAAAGGAGCTACAG GCTCGTGTTGAGGAGCTTGAGGAAGAGCTTGAGGCAGAAAGAGCTGCCAGAGCTAAGGTGGAGAAACAGAGAGCAGATTTAGCCAGAGAGCTGGATGATATTAGTGAGAGACTGGAGGAGGCTGGAGGAGCTACTTCAGCTCAGATTGAAATGAACAAGAAACGCGAGGCAGAATTTCAGAAACTTCGCAGAGACCTCGAAGAGGCCACTCTGCAGCATGAAGCCACTGCCTCCACACTGAGGAAAAAACAAGCAGACAGTGTGGCTGAACTGGGAGAGCAAATAGACAATCTACAGAGAGTCAAGCAAAAACTGGAAAAGGAGAAGAGTGAACTCAGGCTGGAGCTGGATGATGTGGTCTCCAGCATGGAGCAGATTGTCAAGTCCAAG ACTAATATGGAGAAAATGAACAGGACTCTGGAAGATCAACTGAATGAATACCGTAACAGGTGTGAGGAAAACCAAAGGTCACTCAGTGACTTTACAACCCAGAAGGCAAAGCTTCAGGCAGAAAATG ATGAATTTGCAAGACAATTAGAAGAAAAGGAATCATTAATCTCTCAGCTGACAAGGGGTAAGAACTCCTTCAGTCAACAACTCGAGGACCTGAAAAGGCAGCTAGATGAGGAAAGTAAG GCAAAGAATGCCCTTGCCCATGCACTGCAGTCTGCCCGCCATGACACAGATCTGCTCCGAGATCAGTatgaggaggagcaggaggccAAAGCAGAGCTCCAGCGAAGCATGTCCAAAGCCAATTCTGAGGTGGCACAGTGGAGAACCAAGTATGAAACTGATGCTATCCAGAGAACTGAAGAACTGGAGGAAGCCAA GAAGAAACTGGCTCAGCGTTTGCAAGACGCTGAAGAGGCCGTGGAAGCAGTAAATGCTAAATGTTCTTCTCTTGAAAAGACCAAACACAGACTCCAGAATGAAATTGAAGATCTGATGGTAGATGTGGAGAGATCCAACACAGCTGCTGCAGCTTTAGACAAGAAGCAAAGAAACTTTGATAAG GTTTTGTCTGATTGGAAGCAAAAGTATGAGGAGTCTCAGTGTGAACTTGAGAGCTCTCAGAAGGAGGCCAGATCTCtgagcacagaacttttcaagcTCAAAAACTCTTATGAGGAATCATTGGATCATCTTGAGACCCTCAAGAGAGAGAACAAAATTCTGCAAG AGGAGATCTCTGATCTAACTGAACAGCTTGGTGAGGGTGGAAAGACAATCCATGAGCTGGAGAAGGTCCGCAAGCAGCTGGAACAAGAAAAGGCTGAGATACAAGCTGCCCTAGAGGAAGCAGAA GGCTCTTTGGAGCATGAGGAGAGTAAAATCCTGAGGGCCCAGCTTGAATTTAACCAAATAAAGGCTGACATTGAGCGCAAGCTGACTGAGAAAGATGAGGAAATGGAGCAGTCAAAGAGGAACATGCAAAGAACCATAGACACCTTGCAAAGTGCTTTGGAGTCTGAAACTCGAAGCAGGAATGAGGCTCTCAGGATTAAGAAGAAAATGGAAGGAGATCTGAATGAAATGGAGATCCAGCTGAGCCAGGCTAACAGACAGGCAGCTGAAGCTCAGAAACAACTAAAGTCTGTCCAGGCCCACCTGAAG GACTCCCAGCTTCAGCTGGACGACTCTCTTCGAAGCAATGATGATCTGAAGGAGAACATTGCCATCGTAGAGAGACGTAACGCTTTGCTTCAGGCAGAACTTGAGGAGCTTAGAGCTGTTCTGGAACAAACAGAGCGAGGCCGCAAACTTGCTgagcaagagctgctggatgtcACAGAGAGAGTACAGCTTCTGCATTCTCAG AACACTGGCCTCTTGAACCAAAAGAAGAAGCTGGAGGCTGACGCATCCCAGCTTCAGAGTGAGGTGGAAGATGCAGTGCAAGAATGCAGGAATGCTGAGGAAAAAGCCAAGAAGGCCATCACTGATGCTGCCATGATGGCAGAGGAGTTGAAGAAGGAGCAGGATACCAGTGCCCACCTGGAGCGTATGAAGAAGAACATGGAGCAGACCATTAAGGATCTGCAACACCGCCTGGATGAAGCAGAACAAATTGCCATGAAGGGAGGAAAGAAACAAGTCCAGAAGCTTGAGGCTAGG GTACGAGAGCTGGAATGTGAAGTTGAGTCTGAACAGAAGAGAAGCAGTGAATCTGTGAAGGGAATCCGCAAATATGAACGACGCATCAAGGAACTTACTTATCAG ACTGAAGAGGACCGTAAAAACATTGCCCGTCTTCAGGATTTGGTCGACAAGCTGCAATTAAAAGTCAAAGCTTATAAAAGAGCTGCAGAGGAGGCT GAAGAACAGGCAAACACTCATTTGAGCAAATTCCGCAAACTGCAACATGAACTAGATGAAGCAGATGAAAGGGCTGATATTGCAGAAACTCAAGTGAACAAACTACGTGCCAAAAGTCGTGATGTAGGGTCAAAG AAAGGGTTCGATGAAGAATGA